The genomic stretch CCGCCGCGATCTTTGGCTTGGCGCTTGTGTTCGAGAGCCGGTGGCTTGACACCGATACGCTCGCAGATAGTGATGAAGTCATCGCCCAACGTCTCGAAACGACCGATAAAGTCGACCAGCACCTTGCCGTGCAGATCGATCAGGTAATCCGATTGGAGTTCGATCGAGGTATCGAGATGGTATTGGTAAGGGCGGGCGGGATCGAGCTTGTAGCGGAGGAAGGTCTCGAAATCGCGGTCGCCGACCAGATGGGGCCGCTCGCGCTTGAGGTGGTGGTAGGAGCTGACCTGCAGATCCCAGGGGTTGCGGACAAAGGCGAACTTGAAGAGGCTGTTAAAGACCTCGCGCGGCAGCATCTCGTAAGCGGCGATGACCTTGGCATGGCGGGGAATTTTGCAAGCGATGCGATGCCCGGTCAGGCCACTGATACGACTACAGATGAACTGGGGAACAAAGTAAGGATCGCGCCAGCGCAGACGATTGAGGGTCGAACGGACACTGGTGCCGGCGGTCTTGGCGATATGGACAAAGAGGAAGTGGTGACGGTGGCAGATGAGCATATTAAAAATCCTTCTTAACTGGATTCGCCGAGAAGCAGGCGACGATAGTGTTGGGCGCTGCGGCTGACGTTATAGTCGGCAACGGCAGCACGAATCGCGGCGGCCGGCGGCGGGCTATCGAGCAGGCGCTGCATGGCCGCCGCCATAATCGTCGGATCACCCATCGGCACCAGCTCACCGACCCCGTCGCCGGGGAGAAGTTCATTGGGGCCACTCGGACAATCGGCCGCCACCACCGGGATTCCCAGGGCCATGGCCTCGGTGAGGGCATTGGGCGAACCTTCCCAGCGGGAGGAGAGGACAAAGAGTTGCGCCCGGCGCAGATAGCGGTAGGGATTCGCTTCGAAACCGGGGAGACGCAGATCGGCCGTGACCCCGAGTTCAGCGGCGAGGGCTTCGAGAGCCGGGCGGTCACTCCCCTCACCGAGGATGAGGAGGCGACAGGGGCGGCTGGCGCGCAGCAAAGCAAAGGCCTGCAGCAGCGTAAAGAAATCCTTCTGCTCGGTCAGTCGTCCCACCCCCATGATCACCGGCGGCGCGCCGGGGGCAAACCAGGGATCGTCGAGTTCGACCTTACTCTGCACCTCCATCGCCGCCGTGATCACCGGATTGCGCACCACATGAAAGCGCTCGGGCGGCAACTGCGTGATCTTGAGGAGATCCTGCCGCACCCCTTCCGAGACTGCAATCACTGCATCGGCCTGGCGATAAAACCAGGGCATCGGCCAGCACCAAAGGGCAAAGCGCCAGGGCGCCTTATTCTCGAAAGCCGCCGAGACGGTGGTGCCGAGGCGGAAACCGAGGCGTACCGGCACGCCGCTCAGGCGCCGGGCGAGGACAGCGGTGCGGCAGGCGCGCTCCTTGGCGGCGAGGAGGGCATCAGGGCGCTCACGCTTGAGATAAGCGGCGAGGCGGAAGAGGCTGGTAAAAGTGTGGGAGGTGCCGAGCTTGACCAGACGCACACCCTCAGGGAGCTGTTGCAGGTGCTTGCTGGTCGAACGCGCCACGACCAGATCGACCGCGCAGCCGTCGGCGGCCAGCCCCCCGGCAAGGTTGAGGAGCATCCGTTCGACGCCGCCGGCGCCGGAGAAAGAGGCGAAGATGGCGATCTTTTTGGCTGGGTTCTTTTCCATGTTCACCTTACAGCCAGAGGAGAGGGTCGTCGTTCGCACCCGGCTTGGCACCGAAGTCGTCGATAAAGAAACGGTGCCAGATGGCAAACTGGATCAGAGACCAAAGCTCCCGATCGCGGCCGCCGCGCTGGCGCTGAGCAGCACAAAGGGCGCTGACGCCGGCAGGATGAAACCACTCCCGGATCCCCCGGTTCGCCAGCAGTTTACCTTCGGCGGCGGCAACAAAGGCGGGAGTCAACCACTCCCCCATCGGCACATGGAAGCCGCGCTTCTTGCGATAAAGATGCTCGGCCGGAATGCTCTTCTCTGCCCAGCGCTTAAGGAAAAGCTTCCCCTGGCGGCGATCGGTCTTGAGCTGATCCGGCAGACTCAGGCCGAACTCAATGATGCGGTGATCAAGAAAGGGGACGCGCCCTTCAACCCCAAAGGCCATGAGCATGCGATCGGCCTTGACCAGCAGGTTGTCGGGCATGGCGGTCATCAGGTCGGTATACTGGCAGCGCTGCAGATGGCTCCATTCGCGCGGCGTTTCGTTCCAGGCCTGAATAAAGGGGCGGCGGATCGCTGACGTCGCAGCCTGCAGCTCCGCACCGAGAAGGCGCGACGTCCAAAGGGGATTCAGTTGTGGGCTGGTGCGAAAACCGCCGCTGCCGGGGCGGACAAGATTCTGAAAGAAACGCTCAATGCCCCCTTTGCGGTAGCGGCCATAACCGGCAAAGGCTTCATCCCCCCCTTCGCCGGAGAAGACCACCTTGAGTTCTTTGGCGGCATGCTCGGCCAGAATCGCCGTCGGCAGCGAAGCATAATCGCGCATCAAATCGTCCGCCGCCCAGATGGCAATCGGCAGCCGACCAAGGACTTCGGCACCGTGCAGCGGGATCGAGGTATGGCGGCTGTTGAAATATTTGGCGATGTATTCGGCGCCGGCGAGCTCCCCTTCCATTTGCGAATCAGGGAAGCCGACGGAAAAGGTCCGCACCGGCTGTTCCTGATGCTTGGTCAAAAGGGCAAGGAGGAGAGCCGAATCGACGCCGCCGGAAAGGAAGAGTCCACAGGGGACGTCGGAGCGGACATGTTCGCGCATCACCGTCTCGATGAGGGGCGCAAAGCTTTCAAGCGCTTCCTCCATCGAACAGTCGACGGTGCGGACATCGGTCGCACTCCAGTAGGGGCGCAGCACCGTCGAACCGTCGGCTTCAAAGGTCAGCGTCGTCGCCGGCGGCAGACGGTGGATCCCCTGGACGATCGCCTTCTCTCCGGTATTGAACTGGCTTTGCAGATATTGCAGGAGCGCTTCCACCTCGACCTCGGGAGCGGCACTGCGGGCGGCGATGATCCCCTTGAGCTCGGAAGCAAAGAGGAGGCGCCCCCCTTCTTGACTGTAAAAGAGGGGTTTGATGCCGAGGCGATCACGGCCGAGGATGACGCGGTTGCGGAGTTTGTCGATGAGGCAGAAAGCGAACATACCGTGCAGACGCTTGGCAAAGTCGTCGCCGTAGATCGCATAGGCATGGATGATCATCTCGCTGTCGGAGTGGGTGACAAAGACGCACCCCTGCGCTTCTAACTCCTGGCGCAGCTCGACAAAGTTGTAGATCTCGCCATTGGCGACGAGGATAAAGCGGCCGTCCGCCGAGCAGATCGGCTGGTGCCCGCCGGCAAGATCGATGATCGAGAGGCGCGTCTGCACCACCCCGTGCCCCTGCCAGATCAGGAGGCCGTGATCGTCCGGACCGCGATGGGCAAGAAAGTGCGCCTGGCGCCGCAGCTCCGCTTCGCTGGGGGGATGGTTCTGACTGAGGATTCCGGCGATTCCGCACATAGTTAACCTTTAACCAAGCAAAAAAGCTTATCTGATTCTATCAGTCCTAAAGTCCAAAGACCCGCAAATAGGCATCGGTGCTGCGCTCGATCTCGTAAGGGAGGGCGGCTTGGCGTAAAAAATCCGGATCCCGAGGCGGGGCAGCCAATAATTTATTGATGGCGCTCGCCAGCGCATCGACCGCGCCGACCGCAACGAGTTCGCCGTACTTGCCATCCTGAAGAATTTCCCGCGGACCGCTCGGGCAGTCGGTCGAAATAACCGGTGTCCCCACCGCCAGAGCTTCGATTACAACAAAACCGAGGCCCTCATGCCGGGAAGTAAAGGCGAAGAGGGCGGCATGCGCCATGAAAGCGTAGGGATTCGGCTGAAACCCGGCAAGATCGACATCCTCGCCGACCCTGAGTTCGCGAGCCAGGGCGATCAAATGATCGTGCTGCCGGCCCCGTCCGAGGATAACCAGACGGCAGGAGCGCCCGGCGCGCACCAAGGCAAAGGCACGGATGAGGGTCTCGAAATCCTTGCGTTTGCTCAATTCCCCGACACCAAGAATCACCGGCGGCTCGCCCGCCTGAAACCAGGGATGCTCAGGCTGCTCCGGACGCGTCTGCAACAGTTCAGCGGAGATGACCGGACAAGGGACAACCTCAATGCAACTGCGCGCGATCCCGCCATAAGCAGCCATATCATCCGCCACCCCCTTGCTGGTCACAATAACTTTGGCAGCGCGGGGATAGAAATGCTTGATGAACTGCCGCTGATACCAGCGCTCAAACCCCGAACGCCCGGCCAAATCGATAGAGATCGTCGCCCCCATACTGAAAATCAGCCGGGTCGAGACCCCCGAAAGGACTTTGGCAAAATAAGCTGTGTGAATGACCCGGTACTTGTCGGCAAGGAGCACGGCCGGCCGCTCCTGCTTCAGATATCGGGCAATGGCGGGAATTGCCGAGTAGACATGGCTGGTGCCGAGGTCAATGATTCGGACACCGGGAGGAAGTTCTTCAAGATGCGGGCCATGACCGCGAATCTTGAGGATATCGACCTGATAACCACGGCGTGCGAGGGCTGGAACCAGATTCCTGGCGATCTTGTCGACCCCGCTGTGGCCGGAGGTGGCAAGAAAAATTGCAATTCGCGGCTTGTTTTCAAAGGACATCTTTATCTCACGATGCTTATGGTGACTGATCAAGCTTCAGGACTTTAATATACTGATCGACGGATTTCTGCAGAGAAAAATTCATGGCTCTGTTAATCAAAAGTTCTTTACCGGGATGATCGTTCAGACTTTCGGATATTGCGCGAGCAAGGGCAGAGACGTCATCAACGGGAACAAGCTTGCCAATCTCGCCGTTTAACAATATCTCGCGGGGACCGTACGAAGGGCAATCCGTTGAAACGACGGGAATTCCGACTGCCAAAGCCTCGACGAGGACGACACCGAAGGCTTCACTCCGGGAAGACAAGACGAATAAATCGGCATGCGCCAGATAAGAATACGGATTTGCAACGAATCCAGGGAGATAAACGTTATCTTGCAGGCCTAATTGTTGTGCCAGTTTTTCAAGATTTTTTCTTTCCCGGCCTTCACCGCAGATGACCAGCAAAGAATCATGGCAATTTTCGATTTCGGAAAAAGCCCGCAACAGGATTGCATATCCTTTTTCCGCTTCTAACCGACCGACACTGATAATGACATGCTTTTTACCAGACAACAAAGACAAGTTGTCTTGCCATTGTTCTGCCAGTGATTGGATTTCATCGACGGCCACGGGGTTGTAAATGACAGAAATTTTATTGGCAAACCCGGGGAAAACCGTCAAAAAGTCCCCGGCTGTGCCTTGCGATACAGCTATGACCCTAACGCAATATTTACCCAGAGTCATAAACTCGGAATATTTTTTCTCTTGTTTTTTTGTTCGTTTAAATTCAACTCCAAAGGAGAGCGACATTTGGCTGTGAATGGTCATGACAATTTCTGTCTTAAAAGCGATCAACCTCTTGGCATAAGCGGCATAAACGAAAGAATGATAACGGTCAGCGATGACGATATCAGGGGTTTTTCGTATTAAATATAGAGCCATCATTAAAATACTGAGTATTTTATTCGATGTTCCCAAGCTTACCAATTTCACCTTGGCATCAAGGCGATCAAGCATGTTGCTTTGATTCTTTTTGCCAATGACAAGATCGACCTGAAAACCTTTGGTCGCCAACTCATTGCAAAGCTGGATCGTTACTTTTTCGACTCCGCCGTTTTGAAAAGAGGAGCAGTAAAAACAAATTTTTTTCATGGCTAAGAGTTTCTGCCCAACTTTTTGACGATTTTCAGATAATTCTTAATTTTCCAGGATAGTGGTTTTTTTTGAGCATAAACAATTTTCAAGTATTTCTTGAGAGTTTTGTTATCAATATCGATCCCTGAAGTAGAAATCTCTTTCTCAATCATATTGGCATATGAATTTTCATTCAGAAAAAACTTAGCGGTGAAATAATTGAGTGTTTTTTCTCGATTGTAATAAAACTTGTAGTCGTAATCTGAATTTTTAACGTGGACTTTGTGTGCGTTTTTTTTATGGATTCGGTATAAAACTAAAGGAGATGCACAATAATATTTTCTGGCCCCAGCCAAGGATGCACCAACGACCAATGGCAAATCGGCACTTATTCTCCAATCTTCTTCAAGGTCTACTGGAAAAATTTTAAAGAACGTTGAGGAACGGAGCGAAATAGTCGCCGTTGGCCCCCCAATAAACTTTTTCCTGAAATATGTATAAGCCACAGAATATCCGAGGTCTTTATCTCTAGCATATTTCCTTACAACCTCATTCGACTCGCCAAATTCTTCGTAAGCGCAAAAAACGAAATCAACCGTTTTTGATCTATAAATTTCAACAATTCTTTCGATGTAATCACTACGCCAGATGTCATCCGAGTCAATAAAGAAAACTATGTCGCCGGTCACATGTTGAGCGGCGACATTAAAGGCAGAGAGTTGCCCACCGTTTTCCTTGCGGATAAATTTCATGTGACTATGTTGTTCGACATAATCGACAATGACCGCGCAAGAAGCATCGGTCGATCCGTCATCGACGATGACGATCTCGTCAACCGGCAATGTCTGTGCCACAACGCTGTCAAGTGTCTCGCTGATGTACCGGTCATAATTGTAACTGTTAACGATAACCGATATCTTCAATTGTTCGCTCATTTATCAGACCTTCACTTACTGATTTATTTCAAAATTATACTTTTTAACCACTTTTTCCTGGCACCAAAGGCAATCGAATACGCCGGAACATCTCTATTTACTACCGAATTGGCACCGATTATTGAGTCCTCTCCGATTGTGACGGCTGCCAAAATAGTAACGAATTCACCTTGCCATACATTGTCGCCAATAACGACTTTATCATTGGAACTCAAACTTCTTCTACTTGGCATCTCTAGTCGATTGGTCAGAAATATAAAATCCCTTATCCTCATCAAATAAAATTTTCTTCTTTACAAATATTTTTTCGTAATTTTTAATTAAGTTATTTGCAATTTTTTTCCATAATTTTGCAAAAGGCAAAGGTAATTTTATTATCGGTACTGTAACTAACCAAAAAACAATATTATTCTTATTTATTGGGTATAATAGTTTAAAATAATCATCCTCTGAAAAACTTCCAGAACTTTTTTTATGTTTTATAATAAAAATTGGCAGAAAATCACACAGCATTTTCTTCTTAAATCTATTAACTACATTATGTGACAATCCTTTTTCCCCGAAATAATCTAGAGCATTAAACAAATTAGCACAAAATACATTGCATATAGAATATCCACCTGTATTTTCTGATTTTGCAGCAATACAATAATCTTTAATATAAATATTTTTTCCAGCATTCATAATCGCTGACATATACCAATAAAATTGAATTATTTCAGACTTAATCAATTTATCATAGTTAATATTATTGTCTATATATTTTTTGTTTACTATATTTCCAGAAATAAATGTCATCATATAATTTATATCATCAATGAAATAATTTTTATTTGTATAAATTTTCGCATAATTATTGTTTGCTGATTTTCTATTTTTCTGGATTACATCATATTTTTCATAAAACGGATAGCTATTCAAATAAACAACTCCATAGTCATCGTCTGAAATGTAATTAAATATTTTATCTAATGAACCTGGCAATAAAACATCATCATCCCCTATCATTAAAAAATATTTAGCAATTGATTTTTCAAGGCACTGTAAAAAATTTCTATCCATACCTATATTTTTTTCATTTTTTATATATATTATCTTATTTCCTGATTTAATATATTTTTCTACTACTTCACTAGTATTATCATCAGAACAATTATCAGATACAATTATTTCTACGATATTTGAATATTTATTTGTTTCTTTACAAATATTTTCAAGGCATAGATCTAAATAATTTGCCCTATTATACGTTGGTATAGCAATAGTTAGTAATTTTTCCACTTGCGACCACCTTTTTAAAAATATTTTTTTATATAATTTGATTAAAAATTCCTAAATAATACTTTGAAATAAAAATCTGACTTTTTTGAACTTTTTTTATTTGTATTTATCCCTTTCTCCATAAACTACAAGCTGCTTCATTCCTTCTTCAGATCCTATCTTCGGCACCCACCCAGGCAAAACAGCCCCACAACTCCAAGGGACCATGACTTCACGAAGACGATACGGTCTCCCCCCCCATTCAATCGGCAACGACTTTCCAATCAAACGTCCGTACGTTTCAACAAGCACTTTAAGTGGAATTGCATTATTTGAAGAAACCCCAAAACTTTCATGTTCTTTTACAACTCCGCTTTGTAATCGTTCTGCTGCGGCAACAAACGCTTGAACCACATCATCAATGTGAACAAGATCGATCAATTGCTCGCCAAAAGACATGGCCAGGGAGATTCCCTCTTTAGCCGCTTTATCGAGAAGCTGGAAAAGTTTT from Deltaproteobacteria bacterium HGW-Deltaproteobacteria-4 encodes the following:
- the asnB gene encoding asparagine synthase (glutamine-hydrolyzing) is translated as MCGIAGILSQNHPPSEAELRRQAHFLAHRGPDDHGLLIWQGHGVVQTRLSIIDLAGGHQPICSADGRFILVANGEIYNFVELRQELEAQGCVFVTHSDSEMIIHAYAIYGDDFAKRLHGMFAFCLIDKLRNRVILGRDRLGIKPLFYSQEGGRLLFASELKGIIAARSAAPEVEVEALLQYLQSQFNTGEKAIVQGIHRLPPATTLTFEADGSTVLRPYWSATDVRTVDCSMEEALESFAPLIETVMREHVRSDVPCGLFLSGGVDSALLLALLTKHQEQPVRTFSVGFPDSQMEGELAGAEYIAKYFNSRHTSIPLHGAEVLGRLPIAIWAADDLMRDYASLPTAILAEHAAKELKVVFSGEGGDEAFAGYGRYRKGGIERFFQNLVRPGSGGFRTSPQLNPLWTSRLLGAELQAATSAIRRPFIQAWNETPREWSHLQRCQYTDLMTAMPDNLLVKADRMLMAFGVEGRVPFLDHRIIEFGLSLPDQLKTDRRQGKLFLKRWAEKSIPAEHLYRKKRGFHVPMGEWLTPAFVAAAEGKLLANRGIREWFHPAGVSALCAAQRQRGGRDRELWSLIQFAIWHRFFIDDFGAKPGANDDPLLWL
- a CDS encoding sulfotransferase — its product is MLICHRHHFLFVHIAKTAGTSVRSTLNRLRWRDPYFVPQFICSRISGLTGHRIACKIPRHAKVIAAYEMLPREVFNSLFKFAFVRNPWDLQVSSYHHLKRERPHLVGDRDFETFLRYKLDPARPYQYHLDTSIELQSDYLIDLHGKVLVDFIGRFETLGDDFITICERIGVKPPALEHKRQAKDRGGYQKYYTPETAALVARHFAADIAMFGYTFE
- a CDS encoding glycosyl transferase, whose protein sequence is MEKNPAKKIAIFASFSGAGGVERMLLNLAGGLAADGCAVDLVVARSTSKHLQQLPEGVRLVKLGTSHTFTSLFRLAAYLKRERPDALLAAKERACRTAVLARRLSGVPVRLGFRLGTTVSAAFENKAPWRFALWCWPMPWFYRQADAVIAVSEGVRQDLLKITQLPPERFHVVRNPVITAAMEVQSKVELDDPWFAPGAPPVIMGVGRLTEQKDFFTLLQAFALLRASRPCRLLILGEGSDRPALEALAAELGVTADLRLPGFEANPYRYLRRAQLFVLSSRWEGSPNALTEAMALGIPVVAADCPSGPNELLPGDGVGELVPMGDPTIMAAAMQRLLDSPPPAAAIRAAVADYNVSRSAQHYRRLLLGESS
- a CDS encoding glycosyl transferase, yielding MKKICFYCSSFQNGGVEKVTIQLCNELATKGFQVDLVIGKKNQSNMLDRLDAKVKLVSLGTSNKILSILMMALYLIRKTPDIVIADRYHSFVYAAYAKRLIAFKTEIVMTIHSQMSLSFGVEFKRTKKQEKKYSEFMTLGKYCVRVIAVSQGTAGDFLTVFPGFANKISVIYNPVAVDEIQSLAEQWQDNLSLLSGKKHVIISVGRLEAEKGYAILLRAFSEIENCHDSLLVICGEGRERKNLEKLAQQLGLQDNVYLPGFVANPYSYLAHADLFVLSSRSEAFGVVLVEALAVGIPVVSTDCPSYGPREILLNGEIGKLVPVDDVSALARAISESLNDHPGKELLINRAMNFSLQKSVDQYIKVLKLDQSP
- a CDS encoding glycosyltransferase family 2 protein — its product is MSEQLKISVIVNSYNYDRYISETLDSVVAQTLPVDEIVIVDDGSTDASCAVIVDYVEQHSHMKFIRKENGGQLSAFNVAAQHVTGDIVFFIDSDDIWRSDYIERIVEIYRSKTVDFVFCAYEEFGESNEVVRKYARDKDLGYSVAYTYFRKKFIGGPTATISLRSSTFFKIFPVDLEEDWRISADLPLVVGASLAGARKYYCASPLVLYRIHKKNAHKVHVKNSDYDYKFYYNREKTLNYFTAKFFLNENSYANMIEKEISTSGIDIDNKTLKKYLKIVYAQKKPLSWKIKNYLKIVKKLGRNS
- a CDS encoding glycosyl transferase, translated to MSFENKPRIAIFLATSGHSGVDKIARNLVPALARRGYQVDILKIRGHGPHLEELPPGVRIIDLGTSHVYSAIPAIARYLKQERPAVLLADKYRVIHTAYFAKVLSGVSTRLIFSMGATISIDLAGRSGFERWYQRQFIKHFYPRAAKVIVTSKGVADDMAAYGGIARSCIEVVPCPVISAELLQTRPEQPEHPWFQAGEPPVILGVGELSKRKDFETLIRAFALVRAGRSCRLVILGRGRQHDHLIALARELRVGEDVDLAGFQPNPYAFMAHAALFAFTSRHEGLGFVVIEALAVGTPVISTDCPSGPREILQDGKYGELVAVGAVDALASAINKLLAAPPRDPDFLRQAALPYEIERSTDAYLRVFGL